CAGCCAGCCTAATACCTGGCGGATATGAGGAAACAGTCACACGCTGCCGGCTCAGGGCCTGCCCTGTGGTGCTGAGTCAGCAGCACCCCTGCTCTGGCCCAGGCCCGTGTAGCCCCGGGGTCTGGTGActggtgtggggggcagggaaggctgTCCAGTCCTCGCCGTGGCCACCCTGACCTCTGAGGGCAGCGCAGGCGGAGGGGACTTCTCCCGGGGTGTGAGCTCGCACAAAGATGGTCTTtgtgggggctctgggctgagtgggCACCCACGGGGCATTCCTGGTCCggctggcctggggctggggtgggggtggcttcGACCAGGGCCTGGGGCGATGGGTGAGGGCTGGAGGCGGCTCTCAGGCTCGCCTCATTCATTTTTCTGGAGTCTCCAAGGACACAGCAGGTAAGGAATCAGGCCCCTTCTCTCCCCCGTGGGCTGGGGTGACACAGGACGGTTGGGGAGTGAAGCCCGGGGCAGGGGCGGAGCAGTGATGGGGGACGGAGGACCACTGTGTGGCCCAGAGGCCGTGCCTCACCGTGGGTTTGTTCGGGGATGGCTTCCTAGAGGAGACAGTATCGAAGCGGAGCTGAGGGATGAAACTTCGAGAAGAGGCCGGGGCTCAGGGGCCAGGGCTTTGGGGGATGAATAGGAGTTTACCGGCAAAGATGCCGGGATCTGAATGGGGTGTGGGGCTTGGTCCTGGGACCCACATCCTCAGAAGAAAACGGTCCATGCCAAGATGTGCAGCTTAGGAAGATTCTGGCACTATAGGAAGGAGGCGGCTGGAGGGAGGCTCCAGAGCTTGAGGAATCCAGTAGTCTGACACGGAGACAGGTCCCTGTTCACCGAGGGCTGGACTGCCACGCCCCTTGCCACTGTCCCAGCCCAGGAAGGGTGGGAGCTGTCACAGGTCAGTGTTTCCATATCACAGGCGGCGTCGTTGGAACAATGTTTCTAGAAACCTCACTCGTGACCCCCCCCAGGCCCCACAGCCCAGGATGCTGCCCACGCCGGAGGCGGGCCTCGGGCCGTCTGCTGTAAAGGCACAGGGCCAGTAAGGCTGCGGGATTGGGAACAACTGGGCTCCGCCACTCTGAACAGCTGGGGCCTGGGACCCCGTCTCACTGCACTGCAGGATGGGGGCGGGGAATGCCCGGCGGGACTTCAGGGGCTTGGAATCCACCTGTCCTAACGCACGGTGAGGTCCTCCTCAACCCCGCGGCAAGGCTGGTGCCGGGCCCGCAAGCGGCGGCCTTCAGAACATCCTGCCCAGATGTCAccctccttccttttatttttatttttattttttattttttagagagtggggaaagggtgtgagagagagagaggatctttcTCCGCTCGGCACGGAGCCTcgggtggggctcgatcccccgacccggagaccatgacctgagcccaaacgaATCGCGTGGCTCCCGGTCGCGGCCGACgtgcccccgccctgcccccagtCGTGTGCCTCGCAGCGGGCTCATGGGTTGGGCAGGCTCGGGCCCATTTCACAGACTGGGATGACGCGGTAGCACCCCAAAGGGGCCCTCCGGGAAGGTCCCCGGAATTGACGGGCCGCGGGGACTGAcggccctctgcctctccccctggcAGGGCGGATGGACACGTTCAGCACCAAGAGCCTGGCCCTGCAGGCGCAGAAGAAGCTGCTGGGCAAGATGGCGTCCAAGGCCACGGTGGCCGTGTTCATCGATGACGCGAGCGGCGAGGTGCTGGACGAGCTGTACCGCGCCACCAAGGAGTTCACCCGCAGCCGCAAGGAGGCCCAGAGGATGGTCAAGAACCTGGTCAAGGTGGCCGTGAAGCTGGGCGTCCTGCTCCGCGGCGGCCAGCTGGGCGGCGAGGAGCTGGCGCTGCTGCAGCGCTTCCGCCAGGGGGCGCGCCGCCTCGCCATGACGGCCGTGAGCTTCCACCAGGTGGACTTCACCTTCGACCGGCGCGTGCTGGCCGCCGGCCTGCACGAGTGCCGGGACCTGCTGCACCAGGCCGTGGGCGCGCACCTGACCGCCAAGTCCCACGGCCGCATCAACCACGTCTTTGGCCACTTGGCCGACTGCGACTTCCTGGCCGCGCTCTACGGCCCCACCGAGCCCTACCGCTCACACCTGCGCCGGATCTGCGAGGGCCTCACCCGGATGCTGGACGAGGACAGCATATGACCTCCGGCCCGGGGTTtcctgaggggggaggggggtgggggtcgtTCTAGAACCTCTTTTCTCCCGCCCGATTCTGGCCAAATCCCCGGGACGGGCGCCCGTCCCCCCCCCCGAGAGGATGCTGATCCGTTGGAGGCAGCGGTTTTAAGGACTCTCCTCCCGCACCGTCTCAACAGGAGAAGAGCTCAGCCTGCGGGGGCGCGGCCTCCCCACGCACCCCGAGGCTGCTGCCCACCCAGGCCTGCCTGACCTGACCCCCAGCACCCCTACACTCCCTCGATGCTTCTGAAGGCTGGCACCTGCCACCTCGTCATGTTAACGATGTTGCCTGTTCCTTCCGACAGGGTCGTGGTGAACGGGAAGAAAGGGAGTGTTGTGGGGGTGAGCTGCAGCTCCCCAAATTCTTTGGTTGAAGTTCTAGCCCCCAGAACCTCTGAATGCacccttgtttggaaatagggtcctcGCCGATGGAATCAGTTGAGGTCAcgctggagtgggggtgggccCCTGGTGCAGCATGACTGGCGTCCTCGTAGGGGGACATTCAGACAGAGAAGGCCGTGTGAAGGTGGGGGCAGACTCTGGATGGCTGTGTCTACCAGCCAGGACTGCcagcagcctccagaagctgggagagcCGCCTGAACGGCCTTCGGAAGGAACCAGCCCAAGGGACACCTTGACTGCAGACTCCAGCCTCCGCCTCCAGGGCTAGGAGGGCACAGATTCCCGCTCTTGCCCTGGGGGTCGAGCGCAGGGAGCCAGGAGAgcgctggggtgggggctgcgggCGAGGATGCCTCCATTTGGTTGGGATCGCTGCCCTGACTCCCACGCGGGAGGGGACGGAGTGTGCCCCTTGCTTGGGGCTCAAGGGTCTTTCCCAAGACCTCCGAGAGCAAAGCGCGGCCAATTTTGGCTTTGGCGACACCCCCGGAAGACGCGCCACTCTCACCTCGGGGCACAGATGGGCACGTGGGGTGTGGGAGTGAATCTGTGACTTCTGTGTGTCGGAAGGGGACACGCGTTTTAACAGGCCGCAGAACGCTCTACAGGCCAGTCCCCTGACGCGCCGGGAAGGTGACTCTGGGCGCCCGCGGGGACGGGGACAATGACGTCCCCTGACCGTTTTTTGCAGAGCCAGGTCTGTTGGGCGAAGCCTTCACACGGGAGGCCTGCAGGCCTTTTTAGGCCAGAAGATGGGTTTGGTTGACTCCGTCCGTCGTTCGAGACGTTTGGCATTAGTTAAAAACAAGGAAGTTACACGTACCAATCTAGGTTTGGAGTTTTCTCGAAAACTTGGCCTGAGCCTGCACTGCCTGCTGGTGAGGCTGCATGGATGGGCGCGGCCCCCCTGGCCTGCCACAGTCCCCACCTGGCCCTttcgcccaccccaccccccaccccggcctgctGCAACAGCCCACAAGCCATTACGGCCCCCGATGCAGGGTGGCCTTTCTGTGGTTTTTCCCTGAAAAACCCCAAGGTCTCGTGCCCAAGAGCCActgctcccacctctgccccagccctcgAAGGCAAACCTGTCCTCCCATCTTCCGTCGGGAGACCGTTCGCATTCAGGAAGGGACGCGCATTCTGAGTACCCGAGAAGCCCCCCATGAGCGCCTTTGTCCTCGGCTTTGCACGCGGACTCCATCAACCAACGTGCATAACGCTTTGTACTTGTGCCCTGCTGGGCTGTCCAGCCTGCCTGGACTCTTTCCATAAATCTGagatttaatttagaaaaaccAAAGAGCACGACACGGCTCTCCAAATAAAAGCACACATCTTCGGTCGGCATTATGTGCAACTGGCGACTGAATCGCTGGGGCTGACAGCTTTCTCCTGTCCTCCCGGGGCTCGGGGCTTTTGCCTTTCAAGTCGAGCTTGCGTGTAACGTCACCCGCCCGTGGGCCTCGCCGACGGGTTCCCTTTCCGCTCCAGCGGGCGCCGGGACAGACCAGCGGGCATGCACAGCTCGTCCTGTATGGCTCGGTCGGGTTCGGCCCCTCATCACGACCACAGCCCCCGGGGCCAGCGTGGCGTCCTTGGCGGGTTTGCCCGAAAGCTACAAGGGGATGCCCCCACGTGGCtgggcggggggagaggaggcGCCAGTTTGTGTCCAGATGTCCTGCCGCGTCCCGGGGCTCTGCATCCTTGAGGACGCCCAGGGATTCAGACGTGCTCAGTGGTTCCGGGCCGACCGTGGAAGCATCTGTCCCTCCTGCCGGGGTCCAGCCCACGTGACCCTCAGCGGCCCCGGGGGCCGCGTCCCTTCTGCCAGTTTCCGGCTGCCTTGTTTCTGCAGGAGGCCTCGGACAGCCATCCACCTCCGGGGGCCTGTTGAGAATCACTTGGTTTTTCAGTCCATCGAGCCTCACAGCCAGGAGTGGCAGAGGCTCGCGGCCCTCACCGGAGTCGCTGTGACACCCACAGGTCCCTGTGCTTACCAgacctcaaagtccatccattcTTGGGTCAAGTGGGCCCCCCGAAGTCCCCCTTTGTTATTTGTTCTGGAAACAGCCGTCGTTCACACGCCCACACCGAGCTCTGAAATTGCTCCTGACACGGGTGCCCGCCGCGGGTGTAGACGGGGTCACGGTCCTACCCCACCTCCTGTAGGTGCGCGCTCTTGGGCGGGAGCCCCAACACCCGCCTCTTCTCTGGCAACTGGGGTCACCGCAGCGCCCCGTTTCTCAGGTCGGCACGAGGGAGGCCAGCCCACGAGGTGCGTCTCATTAGCAAGGATCCGATTCACAGCCCGGCGGACCAAAGCCCAGAGTTTCGCGGTTTCTCTTCCCCTCGTGTGCTCATGAGAGGACACTGTGAGACGGCAGGCTGACGGGCAAGCTGGGGGGTCACAGTCCCAGGCCCACTGCTGGGAGGACCAAGGCCCTTCTGAGTGGCTGGGACACTTGGGGGTTTCATTTATGTTTGCCTGTGGGTGTTTGTCCCCGCTGGTGTTTTAAGTCGCCATGCCGCCATCCAAGAGATTAGCTGAGCCAACCACCCTGGAGCGCTCGGCCCCCGTGGGCCCGGCGCTTCTGCGGGCAACGCGGAGAGTGCAGGTGCCCGGGGCCGACGCAGGTCTCCAGCAAGGCAGGGGCGTGCCGGCGCCCGGGCCCTGCCCCgtccctgggcccccagccccgaGCGCCCAGACAGGCAGCCCCTACTGCCCGTCGCCAAGTCTGGGTGGTAGCTCTTCAATcgtcttatttatttaaatacgaAAGAACACTTCATTTCCTCCCAGGTAGTCTGGAAGAAGGTCCCCCGGGAAACTGCAAGAAAGCGGCAGGCTTGGAGGCAGGGCGGCAGGATCGCTCTTCCAGGGAGTGACCTGGAGCCTGGCCGGATCCACAGGGAGGCGCGCACTGGTTTCGGAAAGGCCGGGAGTCCCCCTGGGAGTCCCCCACCGAGTGCCTCAGTCAGTGCCTCTTTCGGTAAGAGAGACGGGCAGTGGGTCCCAGACCCGTGCTCCATGCTCAGAGGACGTCGACCGACAGtcgcccccccactcccccagaagaccagtgaCGCGCCAGCTCTCCCAGGGCCCAGCTCCCTCGGCGGGGATGGGGAAGAGCCACCCTTGCCGGGGGCTCCCGGTCACAGCTCACTGCGGGATGCCTTGGCCACAATCACCAGCTTGGACAGCTCGGCCTTGAACGCCCCGGGCCGGTGGGACACTGCAAGACAAGAAGCACTGGGGTGAGACGCTCCGGGCCCCGGGCCAGGCCCGGGCGCCGTCCCCACAGTGGACCCGACACGGAAAGGCCCCCAGGCCTGAAGTCTACTGGGTGAGggacacaggggaggggaggctgtcCTGAGGGCAGCAGAAACCCCCGGAAAGCTCAGCGTGGCAAGAGCCGAGGTCATCCTGCGAGAATGGATGGCGGCCGAGCTGCATCACCTCCCGTTTGCACTGGCAACCCCACCTCCTTTGCCCTTGACCGCTACAGTCCCCCACCTCCAAGGACCTGCAGGTAGGACAGGGCTCCTTCCAGACCCAAGGCCCCTCACGCCCCAACCCCCCACTCACTGcacccccctcctccatccctaGGCCCGGTGACTCCCACAATCACAGGGGTCCTTCGCCTTATCTTTGCTGTCCCTCAGGACCCTCGGGGCTCCCCGCCACGTGGCCCCACTCCCGTGTCCATCGTCCTAACCGCTCGCCCTCCCCGGAGCCCCGGCTGTGGAgcttcccacccctcctcctgcccagcaCCCGCcccgcagagcccaacacggctcAGGACACCAGGGGCTCCCCGACCTCAGAGGTGACCCCGCCTCCCCACGACACACGGGGCCGGCAGCAACCTCGATGCCTCGCGGACACCTTCCGTGTGAAAAGCACAGGAACTCTTCCTCGTCACAGAGCCCGGACGGCCAGGCTGTGTGGGTGTCACAGGACCCCTTGCTGTGGAGCGACCCCGAGCGTCCCCAAGGGCCACAGGGCTCCGAGCAGCAGACTCTCGTGCCCTCCGTTCTCTAGCAGGGACTGGCCAAGCGTGGCCTGCGCCATGAGCTCAGGGCGGCTTCTACGTTTTAAACAACTTTAACGAGAACCGACAGGAAAATGGTATTTTAGGGATAGGCAGTTCACGCTTCCGTGTTCGtacaataaagttttattagaacgcAGCCACGCCTACTCAGTGACCTGTGGCGCCTGACGGATCGCCTTTGCCCTCTCAGAGGCTGTATGTCTGCCCCACGAAGCCGAAAATAACTACTAGTGTTCGGGCAACAGTCCGCAGACGCTGGGCTATAAGCTGGGGCGCTGAGGGGTAGCCTCCCCTCTCTGCAATGGGGCGCCCTGCACCCCCATCTTCTCTGCCTGTGTACCTGGGGCCTATCTGCACCAAACatcccttgtttgttttttcttatttaagtgttttttaaaaacttatttattctgagagaaagagggagcaggtgggggagaggcaaagagagagagaatccccagcagacccctcgctgtccacgcagagctccccacggggctcacacccacaaagcGGGACACCATGCCCTGGGCCGGAACCGAGAGCCgctcgcttaaccgactgcgcccccccccagggccccccAACAATCCATCCTTTCATACCTGCTGTTTTGGTCACTTCAAATTCCTCGTTTTTCAGGGGGACGTCGCTTTCTCTTTCAAACGCAGCTTTGGACTGAAAAAGAACCCGTGGAAGCTTTTCTAATCAGGAAAGAACACGCTCCGGTCTGCTTCCCAGAGCAGCACAGGCTAAAGCCACCTGCTTTcaccaaaggggcgcctggcgCTTTTCTAAGCACGAAAGGAAATCCAGAGGAGCCGGCGGTTAATCCACTTAAGAGATTGTCAACCGGCTTAAAACGTCACGCCTTTGCTGCAAATCCTCGGAGGAAGGTTACTTCCTTCGGTTTTTTTCCTTCGGTTAACGTACGGAAAGGACACAAACACCGCAGCCTCTCGACTGTAATTTTGAAACGCCAGACTTGTGTCTCCAGTCAGCTAAACGAGAGTTTTAAAGGAAGACAGGACCCCAGAGAGCAATTCGATCAGTTCTGCAATCAGGCCCTGGAGAGTGGGAAGGCATTTTGTCGGGGTGAGCAAAGTCCATCAGGAGCCGACTTTAAGAAAAGGAGATTATCCTCAATGACCCCGGGCGGGCCTTCAGAGCAGGACCGAGGTCCCTGCAGAAGTCCCTACAGTGCCagccgcctcccccgcccccctcgaGCCGGCCTGGCCCGCAGGCTTTGCAAGGGCCTTGCCGGTTCCTGGCAACAGACCTCTTCATGCCTGTCCCTCCTGGTTCCCCTTCCTGGACCAATAAAGTGGTTTTCCAACTGTTTCTGACCCCAATGCAGAAGGGGGGACCAGGGGAGCGGCTCCGCAGTGTGGCCGGCCCCTGGTGGGGGCAGCGGGGCTCAGGAGCGTGGCAGAAGGGGCTGCCCGGGCCACGGACGACAGGTCACGGGAGCCGAGGCACGTggggccctcccccacccctgtgagCACACCGCCTGTGCTGCTGCCCTTGCCGTCCCTGCCCGTGTCCCCAGGGCTGAGCATCCGGGACTTTGAGAGTGGGACCCTCCCCTCTGGCTTCCTGTTGGCCTGGGCAGCAGCGGGGCACTGGCCAGAGACTGGCAGGTGGTAGGAGAGGGAGGCCAGGTGTCCTGCCCCGCCCACCGGGTCTCTGGGGGTCTCCGGGCCCAGTGCCGTCTCCCTGACACGTCCGGGTCCGGAGTCTGCGAGGCGTCCCGTGTCCTCCCGGGTTACAGAATCTCCCCCTGGGGGCTTGAGGTCTGTCTCACTTcacccgcctccccacccctgccggcGGTCTGAAAGGAGCAGTCTGCGATGGCACGAACCACGGCAGCCACCCCCGCACGCGCGGCCTGTACTCACGTAGGCCATGCCGTACTCGATCTCTGCGCCCCGCACCTCCGCCTTGAACTGCGTGAAGTACAGGTAGGACTTGCCCTGGGGCCTGCGAAAGAGGGGCAGGCAAGAGGGTCAGCCTTTCCTCTTTGCTAGAACATTCATCCGGCTCATTTACTGACAGGTCTGTTTCTCCTGTCTGGGCCCCAGCTGTTCTAGGATGGGAAGCCTTATGTTCATTCACTGAATGCTTGGTCATCGAAGGCCAAAGGCATttccaggcattgtgctgggGACCAAGAAATGGCAACATCCCCGGTGGTGAGAAATACAGGAGTTAACTaggcaggggagggagccagCTGCCCTGGGCGGAGGGCAAAGGTCCCGGGGAGGGTGCAAATGGGGGCAGGCGAAGGACCACAAGGTCAGCACGGCCAGAGCAGCGAGGGGCTGAGAGGGGCCGGCAGCGCGTGCCGTGTGAAGAGCCCCCCTGGGGGTGCAccaggagggcaggtggggggggctCCAGGGGGCCTCCCAGATTCTCTAAGCCCTGGTGGCTGCCAGGGCCTGATCGGTCAGTGTCCGGAACCGGGAGGCCAGCCCAGGTAGGCATGACCTCTTGCCGAACGGGTGGCCCTGTGGCCAGCAGGTCCTTGGGCACCTAGAGGGCTGGTGCTCACACGCCCTGGTGCCGGGCGGTGATCTGCAGACAGACGGACGCCCCGGGGACGCTTCTGAGGCCAGGGGGCTGCGGACAGGGTCTCCTCTCGGCGGGACCTGACTAGGACGCTGGGCTCCTGGCCCCTGGGGCCTCTGCCTGTTGCCAACAGGGGCCAGTGCAGAGCGTGGGGGAGGAGATCCCCCGACGCTGCTGGCAGGCACCTGCTGTCTGTAAAGCACCGGGCAGGGGACTGTGAGGTGGCGCCTATGAGCGAATTAAAACACCCCGTGTCTTTTTATGGCTGTTGCTGCCACAACCCAAGTATCTCCTGTCTGTGGATCTGTCCCCCCGTGCTCACCCCAGCCCCCTGAGGGGGGCATCCCGGCCCGGACTTCCATGTCTCCCCCAAAGGGCCTGCACTGTCCCAGACCCACAACCAGTGCTTCAGGAGTCGGTTCCAGGCCACAGGGCCCAGGGGAGCAGGGACATGATGCGACACAGCCCCAGCGCCCTACCCCCCCACTGGGCTGAGCACCCCCGTTCCTGTCCCTTCTTGGGCTGTGGCTCGCTCGTGGCGCTCCGGGACTGCAAAGCCTGGGCGGGGGACTGAGGGTGACAATGGCGGggagccccacccctcccccggggctgctttcctcctcccccctcccctcttggCCTCAGTGTTAACGCGCTTGCCTGgggcgccctccccaccccacccccgcacaGTGGCAAACCCCCTCTCCCATCTGTACCTGTGTGACGTCTGCCCCCTGCCTGTGCGCCCTCTGGGGTGTAGGACCCTGTCTTCCCAGCACCCCAGGCGAGCACCCACAGCAGACTCAGCGAGGCGCCACCCCGGGACCCCTGACTTACCTCCAGATGGTGCAGGTAAAGTGCTGGTGGTCTTTGCTGGTCCCCAGACTCATCTGCCACttctggggagagaaagacacaggtCGGTCCCGGGCCCGCGGCCTCACTGCTCACGGCACACTCTGTGGGTTTCAGGTTCAGCTCTGGTTCTGCAAAGTGAGCGAACCTTCCCTGGGCCAGCCGGCCGGAGCCTGGCTCAGGGGCGGTGAGGCCATGACGGTGGGGACGTGCCCTCACACGTTCGTCCAAACCCACAGGAGCGGGACCAAGCATGAACCCCCGTGTCCGCTACGGGCCGGGACTCACAATGACGCGGCAGGGCGGGTTCGGCGACTCTAACAGATGTCCCCTCTGGTGGTGGCCATCATTGACGGGGGAGGCCGTGCacggggggcctgggggggggggtgggtatcaAAATCTGTGCCTCTGCCCACTTTGGCTGTGAATCTCAAACTTCCCTGAAAAATAAAGCCTATCaaggaaaataaacagtaaaaggCAACACAGTATATTCATGCTCGTTGAATGATCATAACGTCCTCAGCGCAAACGCCAAGACTGTGATA
This sequence is a window from Prionailurus bengalensis isolate Pbe53 chromosome A2, Fcat_Pben_1.1_paternal_pri, whole genome shotgun sequence. Protein-coding genes within it:
- the TNFAIP8L1 gene encoding tumor necrosis factor alpha-induced protein 8-like protein 1 gives rise to the protein MDTFSTKSLALQAQKKLLGKMASKATVAVFIDDASGEVLDELYRATKEFTRSRKEAQRMVKNLVKVAVKLGVLLRGGQLGGEELALLQRFRQGARRLAMTAVSFHQVDFTFDRRVLAAGLHECRDLLHQAVGAHLTAKSHGRINHVFGHLADCDFLAALYGPTEPYRSHLRRICEGLTRMLDEDSI
- the MYDGF gene encoding myeloid-derived growth factor isoform X1; the protein is MAAPSKRRNGEGASWWAALLLAAVALRPGEAVSEPTTVAFDVRPGGVVHSFSQNVGPGDKYTCTFTYASQGGTNEKWQMSLGTSKDHQHFTCTIWRPQGKSYLYFTQFKAEVRGAEIEYGMAYSKAAFERESDVPLKNEEFEVTKTAVSHRPGAFKAELSKLVIVAKASRSEL